A stretch of DNA from Paenibacillus albus:
TATTCAGGTATAAAATGGGCTGGAGCTGCCTATTTATTATGGCTTGCGTGGAAGGCAATCAGGCCGGGTTCGAAATCCGTTCTTGAAGTTCAGCCGCTGACTTTCGAGAGGCCGAGAAAATTGTTCTTCATGGGTTTCATGACGAATCTGTTGAATCCCAAAATTGCGGTCTTGTACGTCTCCCTGCTACCGCAGTTCCAAGTGCCGGAGCAAGGGTCGCTGCTTCTGCAAGGCGCAATTCTAGGGGGACTCAAATTGCGATCAGTGTAGCTGTCAATCTTCTCATTGTTCTGGCTGCGAGCACAATCGCGGCTTGGTTTAGCGGACGTCCGACCTGGATAAAGGTTCAGCGTTGGCTGATGTCGAGCATCCTGACCGGACTTGCTGTTAAACTAGCTTCTGATCGTTAATAAGTTGCGCTTACATCGCCATACGGGTCAAGGGCCCAGGCGATGTTTTTTTATGCACCCAATTACAGCTTACAGCTTACAGCTGCATACAGCTGAGAATGGCCTGGTAATACTTCGTAACACTAACTTGATCGTAGTTACTCAACAGGATGACGGTGTGCCCGGTGGTGAGCATTCGTACCAGCTTGGAGCAGTAGCCGTCAATGCCGCCATCGTGGTACACGATGGTCTGAGTCGTGCCGTTCATGGTCTGTGCTTCGATATGGACGCCTAGTCCATAGCCGTGCAAATGCGGTGTAAGCATGACTCGCAGCGCTTCTTCGGGCAGGAGTTTCCCCTCGAAGAGTGCGTTGCTCCACTTGAATAAATCCGGTGTCGTGGACAGAATGCCTCCCGCGGCAAAAGGAATCACCGGTGCAAGCACCCGCGCAGGAATGGGCTGCGGTTGCAGCGCTGCGTAGCCCCGTGCCTTGTTCGGACTATCCATAACCATCGGTGAGTAGAACGTTCTATTCATGCCCAGAGGCGCAAAGATACGCTGGCTCAAAAACTCGCCATACGTTTGGCCGGATACAGCTTCAATCAGCATCCCCAGCAAGATGTAGTTCGAGTTGCAGTATTTGTACACCGTTCCTGGCGCGGCTTCCAGATCCATATCTTTGAAATACATAAACAACTGCTCGGGCGTCGTGATCGCATCAAGATTGTTCCAAAATTTCGGCAGCGATACATGCTCCGGGATACCGGACGTGTGGGTCAGAAGCTGGACAATCGTAACGTTGCTTCCTTTCGCATACTGTGGAATGTACTTGCCAATGGGATCTGCGAGCGCCAAACGATGCTCTTGAACGAGCATAAGAATGCACGCGGCGGTAAATTGCTTGGTAATAGAGGCAATATAGAAGAGTGTGTCTTCGTCATGTTGTCGACCCGACGCAAAATCCGCCATGCCGTAGCTGCGGCTGACTAAGATATCGTGTTCTTGTGCAATAAGAATGTTGCCGTTGAACGTTCCGAATAATGAGTCCGTACGGTGCAGCTCATCAAGGCTGCGGATTAGTGCCAGATCAGTCATAACAAGACTCCTATCATATGAAATGTGTCCCCTACAGTTTGAACATAGCATATTATTCCCTATGATTCTATTAAGTAATGATGCAGCGAATCTCCGTATGTCGTAGGCGCTAGCATAGAGAGGGGACATCGCTTGAGCGCACAAGCCAGAAGTATCACGAGTCTAATAAAGCGACAAGGGTTTAAACAGATTTTAACATTATGTAAGCGCTACCGAATCTTATATCTATCCGTGTTAGCGCTTCAGCTGGGCGGAACCGGAGCAGCGCTGCTGCTTGCTGAGTTCAGCAGGAGGATATTCGATAAGGGAACGCTGTTATCGCAT
This window harbors:
- a CDS encoding serine hydrolase domain-containing protein is translated as MTDLALIRSLDELHRTDSLFGTFNGNILIAQEHDILVSRSYGMADFASGRQHDEDTLFYIASITKQFTAACILMLVQEHRLALADPIGKYIPQYAKGSNVTIVQLLTHTSGIPEHVSLPKFWNNLDAITTPEQLFMYFKDMDLEAAPGTVYKYCNSNYILLGMLIEAVSGQTYGEFLSQRIFAPLGMNRTFYSPMVMDSPNKARGYAALQPQPIPARVLAPVIPFAAGGILSTTPDLFKWSNALFEGKLLPEEALRVMLTPHLHGYGLGVHIEAQTMNGTTQTIVYHDGGIDGYCSKLVRMLTTGHTVILLSNYDQVSVTKYYQAILSCMQL